The window AAGGCGCAGAGGAAACGGATGGGGGCCCGGCTCAGCCGGAAGACCTCCCAGAGGTCGGCCGTGACCTGAAGGGCTCCCAGGGCCCGCTCCGCATCGCGCCGGCTCACCACCACCGGCACCCGCTCGCGCACCCGTTCGAGAACCGCGTGCAGGCGTTCCTGGGCTTGCCGGCGATCCGCCACGCGGGGTACGTTCCGTCCCATGCGCTCACCTCCTCCGCCCAAGGGCTGCATCCTAAAGGGTACGGTCAGGACGGAAATGAGGAAAGGCGAGGGAAACGGCTATAGCTGGAGGAGGGCTTTCAGGAAGCGGGCCGCGGAGCGGCTCACCGGGATCTCCGTGCGATGGGGGTCGTCCAGACGGAGGAGCATGGTCCCGGAGAAAAAGGGGTGCAGCTCCACCACGTGGTCGAGGTTCACGAGGTAGCTGCGGTGGACCCGGAGGAAACGGGTGGGGGGGAGACGCCGGGCCACCTCCCGGAGGGTTGTGCGGGCCTCGTAGGTGCCCTCCCGGGTCACCACCCGGATCAGGTCGCCCTGGGCCTGCACGTAGAGGATCTGATCGGGATCCAGCAGCACCACCCGGTCCGCGGTGGGAAGGGCCAGGCGCGAGGGAGGCCCCGGAAGGGGTTCTGCCGCCAGTCGTTCCAGGGTCTTCCGGAGGCGGTCCGGATCCACGGGCTTGAGGAGGTAATCGAAGGCCGCGGCCTCGAAGGCCTCCAGGGCGTGCTCGTCGAAGGCGGAGACCAGCACCACCCGGGGGCGCTGCGGGAGGGCGTTGAGGGCGCGGAGGGCATCAAGCCCGCTCAGGCCAGGCATCCGGATGTCCAGGAACACCACCTCCGGCGGGGCGTCCCGGATCCGGTCCAGGAGGGCATAGGCGTTCTCCGCGGTTTCCACCTGGTCCTGGCCCAGCTCTCGGAGCAGCCGTTCCAGGTGTGCCCGGGCCGTGGGGTCGTCGTCCACGATCAGAATCCGGAACGGCCTCATGGACGGCGACCGGGGAACCCTCGGGGGATGCGGACCACCACGCGGGTTCCTTTGCCCTCCTGGCTCTCCACGCGGAGCCCGAACCCGGGCCCGTAGATGGTCTCCAGGCGGCGGTGCACGTTAAAGAGGCCCACTCCCAGCCCGGACCCGACTCCCCGC is drawn from Armatimonadota bacterium and contains these coding sequences:
- a CDS encoding LytTR family DNA-binding domain-containing protein, whose amino-acid sequence is MRPFRILIVDDDPTARAHLERLLRELGQDQVETAENAYALLDRIRDAPPEVVFLDIRMPGLSGLDALRALNALPQRPRVVLVSAFDEHALEAFEAAAFDYLLKPVDPDRLRKTLERLAAEPLPGPPSRLALPTADRVVLLDPDQILYVQAQGDLIRVVTREGTYEARTTLREVARRLPPTRFLRVHRSYLVNLDHVVELHPFFSGTMLLRLDDPHRTEIPVSRSAARFLKALLQL